TTTTCTAGGTTATGGAGGATAAGACTTATATATATTAAAGAGACACTACCTTTCGTTGTAGGCATATAATGAACATTTGAAGAATATAATGAAATCAATTGAAagataaatgataatataatgcATTAACATTAAGagaattatctaaaaataaaaagtgaacattaacataataaaatgaaataaattaaaataagaaaacatgaATGTAGATGAGACTTGTGTATGGAAGGAAATAAGATAAATTGCCAAAATTAACTTAAgtgtagtgaaaaagaaaatgtcaaCATAGTCACTGTTAGAATCAAAACCACTAGTTTCAATCTGAAGTTAGCAATggatagatataaataaaatctaACTTTTATATCAATACTATTTGTCGAAACCAATTTTTTTACAAGGGgtcaattttaattttgaaaacaaaaacaaacatgagagtcgccaccaatcctttttgatgaggtgggatcgggtcacctcgaaaaatggttgttttttaataaatggtttgatttattaaaacaacgatttcggtttacagaattcagaataaacaGGTTCgtgagtcggttacgtacgaggaaggattagcaccctcgaaatgcccaaaattgatacctaattgattaattagtgtcttagtgtcgaaaattaaaaactttgaagagaattaaaatatgatcctttgttaaatttgcttaattgaatttttttttagaaaatggcatatttcacgttaattgaaaaaaagaattatgtcccgtaagttaggacacaatatcttaAATCACCAAAATGAGAATAAACACcgaaagttttattattttaaaggataTGCGatatcttaattaaaaaaaaagaatcatatttcgtaagttagaacacgattttttattaattccgagatgattaaaaaatttatgttaaaaaaggATTCGTGTATTcggatttatcgagaaaatcgaaaccccgtaagttaggaaaAAACTTTTTGAATTCAGAAATACGAAATATTGCTTATTTAGAACAACATTTTTAATGTATCAAGTAAAATGTAACACAATTTTgtagtaaaatgtgaaataaattacgGTGCTAATATGCATAGCAGAATAACAAAAAATACATTAATGTGAACAACAATATAAagaacgaaaataaaataaaataaaataaaataaacaaaccaaaaataaaaaaacaaataataaggataacgaactaaaatttaaaactaaagacttaatattatataaataaatattgtataaagcaatttaagaataataatattaataataatgacgatgatattaataaaaataataaaaataatctaaaattttaaaattatataagaggatataaataaatagatgGTAAATATaagagaaatataataataataatagtaataataatgcaaattaattaatttaataatataataataacaagtaaataaataaaaaatataaaataataatagtaataataatattaaattaattgatttaataataaaatagcaaaaataacaaatGGGCCAAATTGAACTTTAAAACAGAAGTTTGGggcaaatcagaaataaataagACGGAAAAGGACCAATTTGAACGCGCGAATAACAAGAAGGGACCGAAGGAGAAATaatccccaccctccaaaacgcacagcttcGAGGTGGACCAAATTGAAAGCAGAAACAAATTATAaggcaaaattaaaaaatagaagaaaCTTGATTGCAAACaattaaaaagcggaagggtTAAAAACGCAGTTAGCCCTTCCATTCAAAAAAGCGGATCCTAGTAGCGGGTCGGGTTGGCGCGCGGGTTAGACACAAAACGATGACGTTTTGGTGCCTGAGAGGCCTgcttaaaacggcgccgttttagaaaCCTATTTAAGTCAGTTGACAAAAATCATTTCGCCCTttgttcagaaaaaaaaaaaaaccttaaaactcTATCCCCCTCTCTGGTTTTCTCTGGGCACTGCCCAGTATCCGGCGAATGGAGCCGCCGTGGCGCCATCGTGTAAGGTGGTCGGAGGCCCCCAGGTTAGTTTCCgtcctttttttctctctttttttatattatatatgtatagttttttaaataaaaggaaaataaaattttttgaataggaGCAGTTTCGAAActggaaaaataaagaaaaaaatgaccTTCTCACGtttccctttgttttttttttcttcgatctgctttgctgCTTGTTGTTCTTATGCTTGAATCTGTTTTTGTATTTTACAAAAAAACCCCCCCCCCCGAAGAAAAAGATTACAATCGGTTCAAAATGGCTTTATAGCcaatttttacacattttttagTCTATTTTGCATGCTGTCACTTCTTGCTTTTAATCTTTGTAGGTGCAAATGGGCGGTGCAAGTGGAGGGCGGTGCTGCAGTGGCGGTGGCAGGGCTGTCAGGGGCTAGGTGCGGCGGCAGCAGGCTTGGGTTTCAGTTTTTTGCTGACACTGAGTTTAGTTTTGGGCCAATCGGGCCGCCTATGGTTTTAGAGTTTTGGTTTGGGCCGTTTGGGCATGTTGTAAATGGACTGGACTTTActaattgttttgttttattttatttttgggttgtttgtttagggcccgggcaatttgggctgATTACACGATTTTTCTAtcaattcattaaaattttaaattttgcacTATCatcattaatttattattttgaaatttcaaaaatagttTGTAATCGTTGTAAAGAGGATCAAAcaacaaaagaaaccttaaatTCCAAGAAACACTATAACAGTTGAGGAGAACAGAAGTTCAAAGCGAAAGGAAAAAGCATCATACCTCTGAATTAATTTATGAAGTCAACATATTAGCTTAGAATAATGAACAATTAAACACATTACAAACGAAaaccataaaaatacaaaaataattagcaACCGGCAGCCCAGCCCACTATAGCCAGCCTCTGTCACACTTAGCCCATCCTATCTGTTAACTTTTACATCGAAATGGCCCGACTTGTGTTTCATCCAAACTTCTATCAATTGAGAAAATTTTGGGATAATTTCTATAGAAATTCTTACAAAATTTCAGCCAATGTTTGTTAGTATTAGTAAATATAATAAACTCTTCTAAACTCTTAGATGTTGATGGCCTAATTCGAGTAAATTTTAACTTGTACGGTTATAGCtgtccaaaaaaattattttaaagtttaattaattgaaatgaaaataaaaacaagattCACAGGATGCTACTAGGCAactatttaaattagtaaaattcaTTTgaagtcgattgagtcttaacttgattggtaTTGGTGTCAGTGCAGGAAAATGTAGGTTTAAGTGCGCTAAAActcattatccttctatttaaggGTTAAAGATGGAGTATAGATAATTTtagacattgtataaaaaaagtaaatatattaaaaacttataataaatctaatattaaaaaaaaacctcatTTGAAACAGTTTAGTCGCTAATGTTATTCTACTGGGCTAAGAATATGAATGAGTTATATAATTAGTAAACTTactatacttttttaaattttaaaaattcactcttaattacaataattattgttaaattcattaattacaaTGTCGTATATTTCTctaactattatattttaatgaCTATTGTTcgtcaagattgaaatttcaaatattaaaaaatatataagagctaaaaataattaaattagagtcgattgagtcttaatttgtTGGCATTGGCCTTGTTACCAATATATAGATTTGAGTTTGAGCGCGTTGAATAGTATTTATTCCCTTATTTAAAGGTTGAGAAAAGGGTTATGATACTTATAAAcatcttataaaaaataatttagaattttttttacaatgacACATATgaacaaataaaactaaaattaataattaaattataaggaattaaataaacaatttacgGATAGTAGAGGGAGATTAAAACATTTTCCTGTCACCCATTTTTTTTTATAGCAGCAGTTGATGAAGATAATGTTATACAGAAAGGTGTCATCAAAGCACTGCATCGTACATACAACCAAAAAAACAAATGACTTTCTGCTGTTTACTTTTTTGACCATCCAGGGAACTCCATGAATGTTTTTTTGGTGAAAACCTACCACCACCGGCAAATCAAACTTGGCTTTGACTTGTAGTTAAAAAGCAAAGTCCTTCATGGTTAAGGGGGGGGGCACTTACAAGTATAAATTCACAACTTCCCTTGTAACACAATCTAGCTAGCTACAAggtgaaatttgaaaagaagagaaaaaatgcATAATCCACCACCACCAGACCCCCACCATCCTCATCATCCCCACCACCCACATCCGCAACCCCATGCTCCGCCTCCAGGTCCGCCACATGCTGATCATCCTCCTCCAGGCCATGCTCCTCCTCCTGGGCCAGGCCCCCATGCGCCACCGCCAGGACCAGGTGGTCCAGGTCATCATCCCGAGCCACACAAGCCTCGTCCATGATCCTTATACCGTGTATACAATATTATGTAAGCTTAGGCTGGGTACCGTACTtatgtaataaattaagaaaacCTATTtctactataataataataaagatgtaATTTCTACGTTATGGAGGCCATGGCTTATATGGGCActtttatttttgcttaatttgTCATGAGCATGAGGATTAATTTGTCTTAAattgctctttttcttttactgGTATGGCTgattatcaattttatttattttgtgtttaaaCAAAATACCACCTGGACAtcaaataataatgttaaattaataatTGTGATTAAAGGTGAGGATATGACCAAGTAGCCCATTTGGGTTTAAGCTCGTAATTGGGCTTGGCTTATTTATTACTAATAGATCGGCTCTTGTATCCACTAATACAAGTTGGGATTCGGCTTAATctttttagtaattaaaaaattttccttctttttctaacatatatacatataaatatttaaaaaaatcgtatgaattttttagaatttacatgctaatagtaaaaaaataatttaaaaatagatcACTATActtataaaataagaaaatgttGAAAACTGTGCATCAAACAATTAAACAAATATTGTAAGAAGATAATAGTTAATGTGCAtctcaattttatatatttatttaacgcatcaaaagaatattaaaatataaaggtATGGAACAACAAATGCTGTCTATGAAAGTGCAAGTTTTTTTGGTTCTTTTTCCTTCTATCTTTTTTCTGTATGTTCGGTTTTGTTTTTAGGCCAAGTGCCAAATAAGTGAATGTTAAACTTACAAAGAAACACGGTGCGCCTAATTGTATTCTATTTTTGAATGTTCTTATTGCCGTCTAATAATACGGGTTTTTTTTATTcttgaaaacaaataaaatgtatATTTTCTATGAATCAATGGAATTGGACCGTCATCACTCTGATAACAAAACACACCATacacaattttatttaaaaaattcaccaattaaaatgttttattattttaagattcttttgtaattttaaaaatacaactttaaataaaaattatttttaattatttactaacATTGTCTCGTGTATAAAAATTACTAACTCATTATTAAGAAAACACTTTTTTTGACCATTAAAGTTGTACTAATTCATGCTTAATTATCCATCAGTAAAATAGGGCAgttggtattttttttttattgacacagaattcgactttaaatataacaattattcttaattaaaattttaaaaaaatgttataaaaatcaATATTACTAACACGCAAGAAATGCCTTATGGACAACTTGCCACAAGTACAGGCCAACAAAACAGATTCCTTGTCATTTTCAACCTTACGTAATTTATTTATGGTCaatatttttaactaattaatttggaaataacttttactttctttctttttcttttattctttttaactttttccttCAGATTGCTTCAAATAAAAGGAAGAGAAAAGCATATTAAAtcttgcaaaagaaagaaagaggttTCATAGAATTAAGCTACTCTTTAGAGTCACATATGTTTTGAGGCTCAAATTGTTGCACCCAATCAAATTAAACATAGTATTAGTATCTGATTTTATGCAATCATAGCTAAAGattgttgaaaaatataaatatcatagCTTAAGATTAGAGGTGTACATGGGTTGGATCGggttcaactaaaaatttaggcccgtaTGTTAGGTTCGGGCCTGACCCAGTCCgcctatattattttttatataattttaaaatatatataatacatcaaaaatactaaaaacatcaaaataaatatttcctaacaaatttaaaaaaaaattaaaaatatgtatactgatagatgcaacttaacaagcaaatgcctctaaaataataacaaaattaacaaaagtctttaaaataataacaaaattaacaataaaataagttttatacaatatccaaataataataacaaaatagtagcaatataatagaaaaatggtcgcaaaatagggagaaaacaacaagaaattaatattaaaaaaattgtccTTTAGTAAATTCGGGCCGGGCCTGGCCGtagccaaaaatgccttacctaAGGCCCGACCAAATTTTTAAAcgggttttatttttttgtccaagtccatttttcgagcctatattttaacccaaaccctctcactttttgAGTGGGCCTTCGTGCAGGGCCGGGTGGCCCAACCCATGAGCAGGCCTACTTAAGATTAATGCATGTTATTAATTCACTtaattaatacattatttttcaataattgttttaaataCATTTGAATTATGGGAAGAGGCTTTAAAGATATTGtatcatataatttaattaaataaaataataataagagtcaaattgataaaaaaatataaatgttgagTGATAAATATAATACTATATTATATGCGTTAGTAACATTTAAAAGTCTAATGAGCATTAATTTAATTGACATAATTACAATTGCAACAATTAAGTAATGTGTAATtgacaaaaatattattattaaaaaaaacttaaaaattaagtgAACCTTAATTTAGTTgtaagtaaatttattttttaagtcaAACCTGACGCGGATAAATGAGAAAAGAGATGGACCCTAACACATAATTTTGTCATGAGCTCCTACTAAAATATTGTCATTCAAAATCTCCAATCGAAGATCCGAACGGTGATCAAATTACCGATACAGTTGAAGGCGATGCGGGTGATGAACGGCAGCATAGAAAGAAGATGAAAGGCGGTGGATAAGATTGATACTGTAGCGAGAAAGAAAAGTGGAGGAAGCAATATTGTGGGGTCAGCTTttggttaatttaatttccatTGTTGGTAATAAGATTCTTGAGATTTAAGAATACAGAAAAGCCAAGTATGATGGGCTAAGAAAAGAACCTACCTTTTGGTTAGTGACCATTCCTACAAAGACAACTATCTCCATAGTCCATACCAAACATTGAaccttttaacataaaatatattcaaACCAGATTTGTTTCTTTTAATCTCTCTAgatattctctttttctttatttagtttTTGTATCACTCCCTTTATGGGAAAAAAAAGCCAATTAAAGAGAAAATCCAACGTCATTTTCTTTGCATCATCGTCATCTTTTCCCTATCTTATTCCCTGTCTTGTAATTAAACACTTGGGATCATCGTTGCCTAAAAAAacttcattttcaattttatttttgtcataATTCTACCACCACTAAAATTAAACAAATCCCTTGATTTAACATTTTCACTTTGTTTATGATCATCATTAATTTTGCATTAAAAAACAATCTCTCGTTTATATCTTTTTCCTGGAACTTCTTCTTCTTCCACTTTCCTAGCAAACACGCATGAATTTCAtagtaagaaaagaaaataaattaacatTTAACATCATATTATATTTAAGTTCAAGATGGACTTGcagaatatatattatatttaagtgGAGAAAATAGGGTGAGACAGGTCAATATTAGAGGGAGGACATTTCCTGTGCCGTTGATGGTGATGGCAACATTTGAAAAGGAGAAAAGGGTTTATGGGAAAACGAAAGCGTTAAGAAAAAACACAACCATTTGCAACGGAACTGATTTTCAGCCACGCTTTCATAATAAAAATCTGGAATTCTTATTTCAGTcacattataattattatattataataataattacgaagaaggtgtttttatttttattttttaaaagaaagaaagtgGCAACCAATCCAATTATATACTCTCAACGAATCTTCTCAGTTCTCCCCACTccataattttcttttgattctcactttcttttctctatttGTGTCTAGTTTTCCTCCTGTTACTTTGGATACGCTTaccatttcttttcctttcctttattatCATCAATAGTACCATGTGTGTTCAAGATATAGAACAGGTCAGCCAAGAAATGGAGGACCTTGGTGATGGCAGTACCAACAAAAAGCCTTGGCCTTTACTTTCTAGGGGTGATTTCTTGAGTACCCAGATGGAGAATTGGGTTCACAAAGACTCTCCCTTTCCCCTGGCCGTGGTAGCTGGCAGCAATAGAGTAAGTACCCAAACTTCATTTCCTGCATCATTTTTGCTTTTGATAACACAGTTTCTTATGATTATGTTTTGGGTATTTCTTGTTTTTGTTAATCCTTTGCTTCAAGTTGAGAAATTTGTCCCAGTAAATGTGCTTTTGGCAGCATTAAGCTTTATGGAAAATAGCCAATTTTTTGTACCTTCTTCCCTGTATATGTGCACTTTTCATGTTTTGATGGATTACAAAAGTTGCATCAGCTACTTATATTCAGTTTGGTCAGGTTGATGATCAATCATGTTTGTATATTTTCACTTACATTCAGCTTCTGACTGTGTTGGAAGTGGATTCTGATTATATTAGGAGAGACAGGAACTGACATCGttctaaacattgaatataaCACAATAGTGGGGTTGTGATCAATAGTATATAAACTTTGATATTCAGGGTCTAACTGTCAATATAGTTGAAGAATTTTCACAAGTTAGCTTTATATTTTGTAGGGTTTTGCTATTAGCACTCAGATAGTGTTGTCTTTTTTCTATAGATTGGTATTCATGATATTACATTGCTATTCTTTGTTTAAGGCTATATTCTTCTTTTATTCAGTTGTATCTGGATAGGAGTAGGTCCGGTTATTACCATTGACAACGCTTCTGCTGTTTCTTTTATGGTATTTCACTAATTGTCTTGTTTCTCATTTGTGTTTCATTCAGCTGGAAAGTATTTCTGAGGAAACAGTTGCCACAGACAAAAAACATGACCTGTTGACAAATTTTATTCCCACTCTTCGGTCGGGAGAGTGGTCTGACATTGGTGGTCGTCCTTATATGGAGGATACTCATGTATGCATTGCAGACTTGGCTAAGGATTTTGGTCGAAATTTAATGAGTGAAGATACTGTTTCCTTCTATGGTGTAAGTTTGCAAACAATCCTTTTTCTCTCTAAGATGCTGTCCTGTTAAACTTTCAAATATCTCTACCTGTAATCTGTTCTCGAgtatttgcaatttattttagaatatgGAGCTAGAACCTTTGTGCTGTCCATCAACTAACCGAATTCGAAAAACAAATAAACTGTCATCTCTGAAGTCATATTTTCTTCCCTAATTTTAAACTATGTTTTCCAGATGTTCATAAAATGTTTGAACCTGTTGCTTCCAACAAAAGGATTGAAAGTTACTGCTATGAACTTAGTTTCCAATGAAGCCTTGGCATCATTGGCAAAGGCTGAGGCCCTGGGACCTGTAGTGCCTATGCCCGAGTCCCACCATGTGAAATTTATGATTCAGTTCTTGTAATGATTGATTGATTCTGATTGGAACTGTTGACATAGTTAGTTGTAGCTCTACTGTAAGCAAGGACGATAAATTTGATGCAGAGTTGTTTATTTTCTGTTTAATTGCAAAAACCTGTTCATTTAGAAGCTCGTAAGCATTCTCTTTTTTGACTTAAAAAAGAACAGGTTTTTGATGGGCACGGGGGCAAGGATGCATCTCAATTTGTCTGTGATCATTTGCCTAGAGTTATTGTTGAGGATGCTGATTTTCCCTTAGATATAGAGAAAGCAGTCACCAGGTCATTCATGGAGACGGACGCTGCATTTGCAAAGTCATGCTCTCTCGAGTCTGCTCTGGCTTCTGGCACTACTGCTCTCACTGCTATGATATTTGGGAGGTAAGCACTCCTAAAGCTTTTCTTGTTGGCCTTATCGTGCTTTTATCTTCCTTCGAAAGAGATCAAACCAAGATAGACGTTGAGGGAGGTGAGATTACACAATTCAACGCATGCGAGTTTGGAAAAGTGAATCGATAGTCTGGACATTTTTGTAATTTGTTTTCTCTATATGTTTAAATCAGCATGTAAGGTTTTTGCTTTGTCTGAAAGGGATGATCTTAATCTTTTACAGGTCATTACTTGTTGCAAATGCTGGGGATTCTAGGGCTGTACTATCACGGGGCGGAACAGCCATAGAGATGTCAAAGGATCATAGGCCCTGTTGCATGAAAGAAAGGAGACGAATTGAGTCTCTGGGTGGATTCATTGATGATGGTTATCTTAACGGTCAACTAGGTGTCACTCGGGCATTAGGCAATTGGCACCTCGAAGGCATGAAAGAAATGGGCGAGAGAATTGGACCCCTAAGTGCTGAACCAGAACTCAAAATGATAACATTGACCAAGGAAGATGAGTTTTTGATCATCGGGAGTG
The genomic region above belongs to Gossypium hirsutum isolate 1008001.06 chromosome D05, Gossypium_hirsutum_v2.1, whole genome shotgun sequence and contains:
- the LOC107907317 gene encoding probable protein phosphatase 2C 27, yielding MCVQDIEQVSQEMEDLGDGSTNKKPWPLLSRGDFLSTQMENWVHKDSPFPLAVVAGSNRLESISEETVATDKKHDLLTNFIPTLRSGEWSDIGGRPYMEDTHVCIADLAKDFGRNLMSEDTVSFYGVFDGHGGKDASQFVCDHLPRVIVEDADFPLDIEKAVTRSFMETDAAFAKSCSLESALASGTTALTAMIFGRSLLVANAGDSRAVLSRGGTAIEMSKDHRPCCMKERRRIESLGGFIDDGYLNGQLGVTRALGNWHLEGMKEMGERIGPLSAEPELKMITLTKEDEFLIIGSDGIWDVFTNQNAVDFTRRRLQEHNDVKLCCKEMVGEAIKRGATDNLTVVLVSFHLEPPLPSIIQRARFRRSISAEGLQSLKCLLEG